The Punica granatum isolate Tunisia-2019 chromosome 4, ASM765513v2, whole genome shotgun sequence sequence CTGACTTGacagtcttcttcttcgacGTCAATTAGGctcttttccatttctttgaAAGCATGATGTATTTTAGTTTTCACTGGAGAGTATTTGAATCTATCATTATGCATGGGATTATTTTGCTGATGTGCAATGTTTGTTATCGGTGTGAGGATGATGTTGCTTAATTGTCAGTAATGCGAATCCCTTGCCCAGCTGTTACTACTACTTTGttgttttgattttattaatatgaaaaaagGTTTTCTTGCTTATAGAAAAAGTGTATCGGTTGTCAAGATAATATTACTGCATTTGGGTGACTATACATGTATAAATATCTTTTTATATACACTATATTTATTTTGCCAAGAGCATTCTAAACTAAATATACAGGATCAATCTAagtttatgtaattatttttcattggaaaattaaatttgtatCTTGTAGAACTTTTTATTTGCATCTACAATCAATTACatctaattttaactcaatgtatatacatattgatcttagttatatatatttgtagttAGAATTGGTATTATTAAGTATAGttaatgtgtgtgtgtttgtgtttttttttgtgtaaccttttttttctgtgaAGTACATATTATTGTATGATCAGTAATTGCATAAATAAAAGTGTATAGTTATGATATTGCACTTTCCAAGATCAACACTAGATAACagatgaaaatattaaaaataacttGGATTAAATTATACTGATAAGTTAAAACACCCttaataaaatcaaataaactaaattttattaattttttttacacaCCTACACAACGTGTGGGTCTAAACCTAATTTTTCTATTAACTCACAAGAGATCTATCTTTCCGATATTCGTAGGAGATTTCATTAATGCTTAATTACTTCTCAAGGTATaatcttattattatattgagAACAATTAAACGATTAGccaaaaattaaaagtgtaaaattatgcaaagatatatatgtaccATATAAACCGTATATGAAGAGAGTATCTCCAGCCCCTCTCCTCCACTTCTTCCTCGTCTACTCTGCATATGTCTCAACAAACTACTTATCCAACATATTCCACCATTTTTCTCAATAATAATATGAGCTCTCTCCCCAGAAAAATGTCTCTACTAATTCAAAGAATCACCAATAATTAAATTCATATAACcctaatgaaattaatgcCAGAATTTCCCTTCCAaccattatatttattttccagATTCTCAATAATATACTCactattgttttttttccccataaaagaaaaatacacaCCACCCAATCTGATTTTGACTATTTTTGTCCCTAATGTTTGTTGAGAATTTGCTGGAAATTCATCATGAAGGCCATATTTGTTTGCTATTTCTGTCATCTCTCtccacctctctctctctctctttcacgGAAGGCCTGACCTTGCCAAAGGTTTAAGTCTCCCCTGCCCATTTGtctactttcttttttctcctatAGGAGTTGTTCTTATGTTTTCATGAAGAGAGTAGTATTCGATTCTCCACAATGGAGGAACGGGTAACATCGATTGGTCCGGCGTCTTACACGAGCACACCCTTCCCGCATCAATCTTGTGCTCGGGGCCAAAAAAGATAGGTGGCCGATAAGGGGGTGAGACGGATGGAGAAGAAACGGGCAGCCCTGATGCAGAAGTACGAGCTGGGCCGGTTGCTGGGCCAAGGCACATTTGCCAAGGTCTACCATGCCCGGAACCTCAAGACCGACCTGAACGTCGCTATCAAGGTCATTGACAAAGAGAAGGTGCTGAGGGTTGGGCTCATCGATCAGATCAAGCGTGAAATCTCGGTGATGCGCCTCGTCAGGCATCCCAATGTCGTTGAACTGTATGAGGTCATGGCCAGCAAGACGAAGATATATTTTGCGATGGAATTCGTCAAGGGAGGGGAGCTTTTCAACAAGGTCCTAAAGGGGAAGCTCAAGGAGGATGTCGCCCGCAAGTATTTCCAGCAGTTGATCGAGGCCATCGACTTTTGCCATAGCCGGGGCGTCTACCATCGAGACTTGAAGCCGGAGAATCTTCTCCTGGACGAGAATGGAGACCTCAAAGTCACTGACTTTGGGTTGAGCGCGCTATGGGAATCGAGGAGGCAAGATGGGCTCCTCCACACAACGTGCGGGACCCCAGCCTATGTGGCACCGGAAATAATCAACAAGAAGGGCTATGACGGATCCAAGGCTGATATCTGGTCTTGCGGGGTCATCCTCTTTGTCCTGATGGCTGGATATCTCCCGTTCCACGACTCGAACCTCATGGAAATGTATAGAAAGATCACCAAGGGTGACTTCAAGTATCCTCCATGGTTTCCTCAAGAGGTCAGGAAGCTCCTTTCGAAGATCCTCAATCCGAACCCCAACACGAGAATCACCGTCGCAATGATCATGGAGAACAGTTGGTTTAGGCGAGGGTACAAGCGGTTCGAAGCCCCTCAACACCCTCAAATCGAAGCCAACATGTTGGTAAAAGATGTTCATGCTGCGTTCGCGCCATCGAATCAATCCAGCGAGATAAAAATGTTAAGTCCGAGAAGTGGAGCCCCCTCGAGGACTAATTCTTTCAATGCCTTTGACCTCATCTCCCTCTCGCAAGGGTTTGATCTCTCAGGGTTGTTCGAGAAGGACGCAAAACAAAAACCGGAGTCCAGGTTCACGAGCACAAAGTCCGCGTCAGATATCATGTCCAAGTTTGAGGAGATCGCCGCTCCGGAAAAGTTCAGTGTAATGAAGGACCACGGGTTGGTGAAGCTCCAAGGAAGGAGAGAAGGGCGGAAAGGGCAGCTGGCGATAGACGCCGAGATATTCGAGGTGACACCGTCATTCTCCATTGTGGAGGTCAAGAAAACGGCCGGCGACACGTTGGAGTATCAGGAGTTTTATGACCATGACCTCAAGCCTTCGCTTAAGGATGTCGTCTGGGTCTGGCATGGCAATGGTCAGCCGCAGCAACAGCCACAGCCGCTACCGGCTTAagtttgttgttgttgtttttttttttttttaaatacagagccttttttaacttaaattgCCTGTACTATTATAAAATCAGAAGAAAGGTTTAAATAAACTTAGTTAATCACAATCACATAATTAAGGGTGTAACTGTAATTGTATTTCAATAACTATCAATTTTTGCCCATTTCTCTATCACACGCACAGTCTCTCATCCACTctcccctctcctctcctctcctctccatACATTTTCAAGTGCAGGTTCGATGTCTAGTATCCGCAAATCTGTTGTTCTCACTCTTTATTTCTTCGGTGTagacttttttattttcttttttggttttaGGGTGCAAAGTTGGTTCATGTCCAGTACAAAACAAGGGATGCATGCGTCTCCTGGAGGTCGTGGTTCAAACTTCAAATCTTGTCAAGAGGTTACAgagtaataaaaattattctcaTATAAAAATGCTAGGCCTCAACGGAAGGGTGCGCCATTCAGTCTAACTAGTCTGGTATGAGTTAATGTAATTATATTACTGGTAATCTTAGATTTACCTAGGCCAACAAGATTTTTGTATTTGGTTATAGTATATTACCAGTCGTCTTGATTGTCATAGCATTGCACATTACCAGTAAAGTGGTAATATGGATATATAGCAATCAGGAGGGTGTCTACGTAAATACCACCTCGGTGGCAATCTCCATACATTTCTACTCAACAGGACTCGTGATTTAATTGATGATAATCTTATCATAAAGACATTTCAGTTAATGAAGAATTTCACCACAAAGAAGGGTCGTTTTCATAATATACTGCATCTGGAAACCTGTAGTCTTGATAGCCCACAAATTGGGGCCCATAATCCATGCTCATGTATAAGGTTTTCACTTTGGAGAGCCCAATTTCTTGATTGGCTTAGATGAAAAAGACCGTACAGGCTCACTGCCTGGACTTGGCAACTATTCCACCCctgtttttgaaaataaaacaaaaaaaggaaaaagaaaactaatcCATCCCTTGCGGAAGAGAAccaatctatctatatctatatattatgtaattttgACTTCTCTCATCTCCCGGACGATCGACTCTTCGTATACCATGTACATTAGTATATATCTAAAATATTTcacattttcataattaatttttttctgaattttcacggtgtatttatatattaggtATTTTCAACGagattattaatttcaattttttctgttattataaaattcgtaaatacaataatataataagaaCCGTAACAAAAGTCCGCGCAACGCGTGTGTTAGATGACTAGTATATATTTAAGGCTGTCaaaattatttatcaaaaaatggttggaaaatcgatttttttcattagaaaAGGTGGAGAGTTGAACGTAAAATCGAAGATTACAatcatatgttttttcaaAAGACAATGAATGAAGTGTTCCAAGAATAGtttcattcatatatatatgaataataacATTGTTTGGTGTAAAATCAAGAACCAAATTACCAGCATATTACAAATCAAACTATACCTTTTCTCCTCATAGTAGTTTCTAATGTCCATTTTGTGTAGAAGTGAGACCTCAAGAAATATACGTCTTAGTCAATTGTAAAAATTAGTTAATTTtccttaaattaaaattaaaaaaaaaaagaattgtacTGTTTTATCAAGTCAATTCGCATATATACATAAGTCTGTCATATTTAAATTTCTCTAATGAGTCGTCTTGcctaaaaagtaaaaacatAAAGAGTCAGAGTCAAATTTTCGACGGTACTTtcgatgtaaaaaaattaaaagatttatGACTTATGGAAATTTATCTTATCTTATACTTCTTATcatatactattatttaaataagaaTCTCATATTGTAACtacttttgtttttctatagTTTGATTTTATTGTAAAATCTCACTCCTACTTAGTCTTCTATTTTTacgaaacaaaaagaaaaagaatacaATTCCTAAAAATTTGGTCACTTtctttccattaaaaaaattcacctTCTATTAGTTAGTTACAACTACTAAATATccacaaaaataaatcataattcCCATAAAATCTAACAAATCTTTcatgaaaaacaaaacaagattGGATAGAAAAACGAAGATAATCAGGCACATGCCTACGCAAGTGCATGAGAGCTAGTGTAATATAATTCATCCACCTTTTATGGCCGATATCATTCCCATATGAGATCCAATATCATTAAGAAATGTTCAATGATAAAacgataaaaagaaaattcattgtGATTTTATTACTATGCGGCCAGctgatttaaaatttatctCAACTTCCCTCGATTATATAccaaataaaaatgtaaagagttttttttttcaatgctAGCTCattaatcaaaatataatatctTGATGGTGGTGGTTTGAACTAATCAGAATTTGCCCAATCTTATTTCATCAGTCTCCACCTGAAACTCCACTGTTTTTCAACTGACCTCCACAAAAGCTGCAGAGGTTAAAGCATATTGCCACCCACTAATTCTAccattataataaaatatttagcCAAAAAAGCTCCagtataataaattaaattatcaacTGGAAAACTGGtgtgttttaattaaaaaattattgatattcTTGTACTAgctagagagaaaaaaaaagtgaaatctTCGCTGAATAACCCATTTGCTGTGGAAAATTAGTTGATCACAAAAACCATATGGAAATATAGAATAATTTGCCATCGCATTTTCTGAAATTCAAATCTTAATAGAATCATAATCATTCTCCTGAACAATAATCCATTGTTAATCATGAActcctttttcgtttttttttttaatttccattGCGTTAGAAAagaactttaatttaattagtttatcTCTTTAGAATTACCCAAAAACTTGCTAGAGATTAATTTTGcgtatttaaatttttaatataaaaaaatagatttcTTAGCCGGGGCATACCAAAAACATGTTATGGTGGAATCATCTTAAAGTTGTGGCAAGGCTTCAAAGGTtatgtttaaaaaaatgatttatttGAAGGCCCCCATTTTGGGGATCTTAGTTAATGATATTGGCAATTAATAATGAAAATCTTAGTTGTCATTCCATTGGAATTTTGGTATTGGATTTATTTGGATTAGTTGAAGTTGATAGTTGATGTAACTGACCCCACTTGAAGAATCtgagaatattttattaaccACAGAGATTATAGTGGGGGAGAAAAGGAGAAACGAAAAGGGACAAATCTCTCCCGTGCGAGGGAGCAGGTGAGAATTAGATGGGCCCTATCCAGTACGATGAATGATGTGTTTGTTTTGTGGAGCAAGTACCcttgtaattgaaaatttgaaagcCATTAGCCCCTCCAAATCCATTAGAATGTCGAATTCACATTGGTAAGCAAAGAGAAATACAACTTGTACTGTTGAAGGTCCGGTTTGAGGGTTTTCAGTTTGATTCTTGCGCATGATTTTCAGAATCAGATTAGATATTACACCGATCATGATATATTTACTAGCCGTTGGTTCGACTTGATGTTCGTTTGACGGGACATGATTTTCTTTCAGTATTGAAACTAAATGAAAACCCA is a genomic window containing:
- the LOC116204018 gene encoding CBL-interacting serine/threonine-protein kinase 20 → MEKKRAALMQKYELGRLLGQGTFAKVYHARNLKTDLNVAIKVIDKEKVLRVGLIDQIKREISVMRLVRHPNVVELYEVMASKTKIYFAMEFVKGGELFNKVLKGKLKEDVARKYFQQLIEAIDFCHSRGVYHRDLKPENLLLDENGDLKVTDFGLSALWESRRQDGLLHTTCGTPAYVAPEIINKKGYDGSKADIWSCGVILFVLMAGYLPFHDSNLMEMYRKITKGDFKYPPWFPQEVRKLLSKILNPNPNTRITVAMIMENSWFRRGYKRFEAPQHPQIEANMLVKDVHAAFAPSNQSSEIKMLSPRSGAPSRTNSFNAFDLISLSQGFDLSGLFEKDAKQKPESRFTSTKSASDIMSKFEEIAAPEKFSVMKDHGLVKLQGRREGRKGQLAIDAEIFEVTPSFSIVEVKKTAGDTLEYQEFYDHDLKPSLKDVVWVWHGNGQPQQQPQPLPA